One window of the Osmia bicornis bicornis unplaced genomic scaffold, iOsmBic2.1, whole genome shotgun sequence genome contains the following:
- the LOC114882407 gene encoding uncharacterized protein LOC114882407, producing the protein MEWETAIGSTSDPPTFAQLTTFFTSRLRALETVEGASSSSASTTNIIEAPKQGKRTSVNSTRRVKAHATHTAGEGARKCLICQKDYFILFCPTFKRMNPRDRKQLVTEKRLCYNCLAPHSSQACKSTKGCQVCVGKHHTSLHSTFEQSSAARSSLSKQVPDSSRETIDDPQQEPSASVSEKVTHYTMTSCSVTCAVSVILATAELMLESDQERRAVVRALIDPCSEVSLMEESVAQILNLKRVPEKIPIIGVGKTQTYTNGRVSLRIFSRLDQTISYRLTAYVLPKLPSYQAAKSSCPSVLDHLEGLELADPDFLSSRHIDLILGADIYAQIIRAGLKPPNGPVAQATSLGWILTGPLRQTHNLNNNTNLPISLQCSMRESDLVETLTRFWKIEEIPAKSNPLTED; encoded by the coding sequence ATGGAATGGGAAACAGCCATTGGATCAACATCAGATCCTCCAACGTTTGCACAATTAACGACGTTTTTCACCTCAAGACTGCGAGCCCTGGAAACTGTGGAAGGAGCATCCAGTTCATCAGCATCGACTACGAACATAATCGAAGCTCCGAAGCAAGGGAAGCGGACGTCCGTCAACTCCACGCGTCGTGTCAAGGCGCACGCGACGCACACCGCTGGAGAAGGAGCTCGAAAGTGCCTTATTTGCCAAAAGGACTACTTTATTCTCTTTTGCCCGACCTTCAAAAGGATGAATCCGCGGGATAGAAAGCAACTGGTAACAGAAAAGCGATTGTGTTATAATTGCTTGGCACCACACTCTTCACAAGCTTGTAAATCAACTAAAGGTTGCCAAGTTTGCGTTGGTAAGCATCATACCTCCCTTCATTCTACTTTTGAACAATCTTCTGCTGCTCGCTCTTCTCTTTCCAAACAGGTGCCAGACTCGAGTCGCGAGACGATCGACGATCCGCAACAGGAGCCATCCGCTTCAGTTTCTGAAAAGGTTACACATTACACAATGACTTCCTGCTCCGTAACCTGCGCTGTATCGGTCATACTTGCTACCGCGGAACTAATGCTAGAGTCCGACCAGGAAAGGAGAGCGGTAGTGAGAGCTTTGATCGATCCTTGCTCAGAGGTTTCTTTGATGGAGGAAAGCGTGGCTCAGATTCTAAATCTAAAGCGGGTACCTGAGAAAATTCCGATTATTGGCGTCGGAAAGACGCAAACTTACACGAATGGTAGGGTCTCTCTTCGTATATTTTCTCGTTTGGACCAAACTATATCTTATCGCCTCACGGCATACGTTCTTCCTAAACTACCATCCTACCAAGCGGCGAAATCTTCGTGTCCTTCCGTACTAGATCATTTGGAGGGACTAGAACTGGCCGACCCTGACTTTCTATCTTCGAGACATATTGATCTGATTTTAGGAGCGGATATCTACGCTCAGATAATAAGAGCGGGTCTAAAACCACCTAACGGTCCTGTCGCTCAAGCCACCTCACTTGGGTGGATTTTAACTGGGCCGTTAAGGCAAACTCACAACTTAAATAACAATACTAATCTACCTATCTCGTTGCAGTGTTCCATGCGAGAATCAGATCTGGTTGAAACGCTTACTCGCTTTTGGAAAATCGAGGAAATTCCCGCAAAATCTAATCCGTTAACCGAGGATTAA
- the LOC123988996 gene encoding cilia- and flagella-associated protein 251-like, with amino-acid sequence MEARRGKNKGKGKIQRDEERENGDASEEETEGKTKEKEEEENKENGKREERREKIQKEEGQEEPEKKKEREWENRKEEKERVEENKERMRGVESCKMTKEAEERRERWIREEERRKNIRRGKSLVWKGVKGENIEERLKNIKVILKKELGEKAEIKSAVEREGDGGRAIVITEMEEEDNKKEMVWMRNGIWERWRVEVDEDLNKEERRLKWIIKEKAKKERDAGRKVMYNSRRIWVEGTEIKWNEEKKNWEKISLRERLERTMN; translated from the coding sequence ATGGAGGCTAGAAGAGGGAAGAAcaaagggaaaggaaaaatacaaagagacgaagaaagagagaatgGAGATGCCTCAGAGGAAGAGACAGAGGGAAAGACCaaagaaaaggaggaagaggaaaacaaggaaaatggaaaaagggAGGAGAGGAGGGAAAAAATACAGAAAGAAGAAGGTCAAGAAGAAccagagaagaagaaagagagagagtggGAGAACAGAAAGGAGGAAAAGGAGAGAGTGgaagaaaacaaagaaagaatgaGAGGAGTGGAGTCATGTAAGATGACGAAGGAGGCGGAGGAAAGAAGAGAGCGCTGGATaagggaagaagaaagaaggaaaaacataagaagaggaaagagcCTGGTGTGGAAAGGAGTGAAAGGGGAAAACATAGAAGAGAGGCTGAAAAATATTAAGGTAATCCTAAAGAAGGAACTAGGAgaaaaagcggaaataaaaagTGCAGTAGAAAGGGAAGGGGATGGAGGAAGGGCAATAGTAATCACGGAAATGGAGGAAGAGGATAACAAAAAAGAGATGGTATGGATGAGAAATGGGATATGGGAAAGGTGGAGGGTGGAGGTAGATGAAGACCTAAataaggaagaaagaagacTAAAGTGGATAATAAAAGAGAAGgcaaaaaaggaaagagacgCAGGAAGGAAGGTCATGTACAATAGTAGGAGAATATGGGTGGAGGGGACGGAAATAAAGTGGaacgaggaaaagaaaaactgGGAAAAAATATCACTGAGAGAAAGACTGGAGAGGACAATGAATTAG